Proteins found in one Agaribacterium sp. ZY112 genomic segment:
- the ileS gene encoding isoleucine--tRNA ligase, protein MTDYKQTLNLPKTSFAMKANLAQREPQMLKAWNEKKLYEKIRKARAGREQFILHDGPPYANGDIHIGHAVNKILKDIIVKARTLSGKDAPYVPGWDCHGLPIEHNVEKKIGKAGVKVDHKTFRNKCRDYAAKQVAGQLKDFVRLGVLGEWDQPYLTMDFLTEANIVRSLGKIAENGHLHKGFKPVYWSVVGRSALAEAEVEYQDKTSFSIDVKFAVADEADLTSRIEGLTGTGAVSIVIWTTTPWTLPSNQAVSLNPEIDYLVLQVGDERLLMAEALHEAVLKRSGIESFEVVGRCVGSVLENLVLQHPFYDRKVPAILGEHVTTDAGTGCVHTAPDHGMDDFVVGKKYNIGTLNYVDEGGIYRDSVEIFAGEHVYKVDDKVIALLEEKSALLHQEKFVHSFPHCWRTKTPLIFRATPQWFVSMEKNNLLAQVKDSVDGVQWIPDWGEMRIRSMLDSSPDWCVSRQRTWGVPICLFVHKESQELHPNTPELIEKVALLIEKEGMDAWFDLEASSLLGDEADNYSKVVDTLDVWFDSGVTHFSVLKQRDNLRYPADLYLEGSDQHRGWFQSSLKTAIAINGNAPYKQVLTHGFTVDADGKKMSKSIGNTVSPQKICNDLGADVLRLWVAATDFSNDMSVSDEILKRTADSYRRIRNTARFMLSNLSGFNPETDLVDNSELVALDRWAVSRAAKLQKEILECYENYNLHQIYQKLHNFCVVDMGGFYLDIIKDRQYTAKADGLARRSAQTALYQISHAFVRWIAPILSFTADEIWQALPGYQGDEVFIQEWLELPELADDEQLNDELWAKVAAVKTAVNKALEEKRSAGEVGKSLEAEVELYCDDELSSALSLLGDELRFVLITSQASLNALADGSDAEETELAGLKLTIRKTQAAKCVRCWHHREDVGANVEHKEICQRCVDNIEGEGEKREFA, encoded by the coding sequence ATGACCGATTACAAGCAAACTTTAAATCTTCCTAAAACCAGCTTTGCTATGAAAGCTAACTTGGCTCAGCGCGAGCCGCAAATGCTTAAAGCTTGGAATGAGAAAAAACTCTACGAAAAAATTCGTAAAGCCCGTGCCGGTCGTGAGCAGTTTATTTTGCATGATGGCCCTCCTTACGCAAACGGCGATATTCACATCGGTCACGCGGTTAATAAAATCCTTAAAGATATTATTGTTAAAGCTCGGACTTTAAGTGGTAAAGATGCGCCTTATGTGCCCGGTTGGGATTGTCATGGTTTACCAATTGAGCACAATGTTGAAAAGAAAATTGGCAAGGCGGGCGTTAAGGTTGATCACAAAACCTTCCGTAATAAGTGTCGTGATTACGCAGCTAAACAAGTTGCAGGCCAATTAAAAGACTTTGTTCGTTTAGGTGTGCTTGGCGAGTGGGATCAGCCATATTTGACCATGGATTTTCTTACTGAGGCTAACATTGTTCGCTCGCTTGGAAAGATTGCTGAAAACGGTCATCTGCACAAAGGTTTTAAACCCGTATATTGGTCTGTGGTGGGCCGCTCTGCTTTAGCTGAAGCCGAAGTTGAGTACCAAGATAAAACATCATTTAGTATCGATGTTAAGTTCGCTGTGGCTGATGAAGCCGATTTGACTTCTCGTATCGAGGGTTTGACCGGAACAGGAGCCGTTAGTATTGTTATTTGGACAACAACACCTTGGACTCTGCCTTCAAACCAAGCCGTTAGTTTAAATCCTGAAATAGACTACCTTGTGCTACAAGTGGGGGATGAGCGTTTGCTCATGGCTGAGGCTTTACACGAAGCTGTGCTTAAACGCAGTGGTATTGAGAGCTTTGAGGTTGTTGGTCGCTGTGTTGGCTCCGTGCTTGAAAACTTAGTCCTTCAGCATCCTTTTTATGACAGAAAAGTACCTGCTATTTTGGGTGAGCATGTTACAACGGATGCGGGTACGGGCTGCGTTCACACGGCACCTGATCACGGTATGGATGACTTTGTTGTAGGTAAGAAATACAACATTGGCACCTTAAATTATGTTGATGAGGGCGGTATCTATCGCGATAGCGTAGAAATCTTTGCGGGTGAGCATGTTTATAAAGTCGATGATAAGGTCATTGCTTTATTGGAAGAAAAGTCGGCTCTGCTGCATCAAGAAAAGTTTGTGCATAGTTTTCCTCATTGCTGGAGAACAAAAACACCATTGATTTTCCGTGCGACACCTCAGTGGTTTGTCAGCATGGAGAAAAATAATTTATTGGCTCAGGTAAAAGATTCTGTTGATGGTGTGCAATGGATACCTGACTGGGGCGAAATGCGAATTCGTTCTATGCTCGATTCCAGCCCAGACTGGTGTGTAAGCCGTCAGCGCACCTGGGGCGTACCCATTTGTTTATTTGTACACAAAGAAAGCCAAGAGTTGCACCCCAATACCCCTGAGCTGATCGAGAAAGTTGCCTTATTGATTGAAAAAGAAGGCATGGATGCTTGGTTTGATCTTGAAGCAAGTAGCCTACTTGGTGATGAGGCCGATAATTACAGCAAGGTTGTTGATACCCTGGATGTTTGGTTTGATTCAGGGGTGACTCATTTCAGTGTATTAAAACAGCGGGATAATTTGCGTTACCCCGCTGATTTATATTTGGAAGGGTCGGATCAGCATCGTGGCTGGTTCCAAAGCTCCTTGAAAACGGCCATAGCCATTAATGGTAACGCCCCATATAAACAAGTCTTAACTCATGGCTTTACTGTTGATGCCGACGGTAAAAAAATGTCGAAATCCATTGGCAATACCGTTAGCCCACAAAAGATTTGTAATGATCTTGGTGCAGATGTGTTGCGTTTATGGGTAGCGGCGACAGATTTTAGTAACGATATGAGCGTGAGTGATGAGATCTTAAAGCGCACAGCAGATTCGTATCGACGTATTCGAAATACTGCGCGTTTTATGCTGTCTAACTTAAGTGGTTTTAATCCAGAGACGGATTTGGTCGACAACAGTGAGCTGGTTGCTTTGGATCGCTGGGCGGTAAGTCGTGCGGCTAAATTGCAAAAAGAAATTCTAGAGTGTTACGAGAATTACAACCTACATCAAATTTATCAAAAACTTCACAATTTCTGTGTTGTTGATATGGGCGGCTTTTATCTCGATATCATTAAAGATAGGCAGTACACAGCTAAAGCCGATGGCTTAGCCCGACGCTCAGCGCAAACCGCCTTGTATCAAATTAGCCACGCATTTGTGCGCTGGATTGCACCGATTCTTTCGTTTACTGCAGATGAGATTTGGCAAGCGTTACCTGGTTATCAGGGAGATGAAGTCTTTATTCAAGAGTGGCTTGAGCTTCCAGAGCTTGCTGATGACGAGCAGCTCAATGATGAGCTTTGGGCAAAAGTAGCAGCCGTTAAAACGGCAGTGAATAAAGCGCTTGAAGAGAAGCGAAGTGCGGGTGAAGTGGGTAAATCACTGGAAGCTGAAGTAGAGCTTTATTGTGATGACGAGTTGAGCTCGGCACTGTCTCTTTTGGGGGATGAGCTGCGCTTTGTTTTGATCACTTCTCAAGCCTCACTTAATGCTCTAGCTGATGGCTCCGATGCTGAAGAAACAGAACTGGCAGGGCTTAAGTTAACGATTCGTAAAACGCAAGCGGCAAAATGTGTACGTTGTTGGCACCATCGAGAAGATGTAGGTGCCAATGTTGAGCATAAAGAGATCTGTCAGCGCTGTGTCGACAATATAGAAGGTGAGGGCGAGAAGCGTGAGTTCGCCTAA